A section of the Diabrotica virgifera virgifera chromosome 8, PGI_DIABVI_V3a genome encodes:
- the LOC126890334 gene encoding uncharacterized protein LOC126890334 yields the protein MPHIQVSDSEKLRLYKFIENGSNLELAYRSWEYHEIPLLPQTMKFNWNVKTTSLLERPRFVLFALQTAKKNAIKEDASHFDHCNITNLKLFLNSEMYPYDNLNLNFDKKQYAIAYEMYAQFQQSYYYKVGDPCLSLEQFGSFAPIFVIDCSRQNESVKSGSVDMRIEIETNKNIPVNTAAYCIIIHDRIVNYNPLTNVVQMF from the coding sequence ATGCCGCATATTCAAGTGTCAGATTCGGAAAAGTTACGTTTATAcaaatttattgaaaatggatctAATTTAGAACTTGCATACAGAAGTTGGGAATATCATGAAATTCCGCTACTACCACAAACAATGAAATTTAACTGGAACGTAAAAACTACTAGTCTACTAGAAAGACCACGATTTGTTTTGTTTGCTTTACAGACTGCCAAAAAGAATGCCATAAAAGAAGATGCGAGCCATTTCGATCATTGTAATATTACAAACTTAAAACTATTTCTAAATTCTGAAATGTACCCGTATGACAATTTGAACTTGAACTTTGATAAGAAACAGTATGCCATTGCATATGAAATGTATGCACAATTTCAACAGTCGTACTATTATAAAGTTGGAGATCCATGTCTTAGTTTGGAGCAATTTGGTTCTTTTGCCCCCATATTTGTTATTGACTGCAGCAGACAAAATGAATCAGTTAAGTCGGGAAGTGTTGATATGAGAATAGAAATTGAAACCAATAAGAATATACCAGTTAATACAGCAGCTTATTGTATAATTATACATGACCGTATTGTTAATTATAATCCGCTAACTAATGTAGTTCAAATGTTTTAA
- the LOC126890740 gene encoding uncharacterized protein LOC126890740 — translation MTGVPCQLVIISEDPDNLPIKDAFVIVKQLFIYGVEDVSLKGDKIFVKLSYSPNNKTLKKKFGYLPIRYMRIKIDNEEEFHVLEDICKRYRFNLLDDEVEEFERYQEKKQLVGIKRPFLSPPPPRPPSHFGHSSLLPMTSSSTPTNSTAPPTNWATTSAESPAKKQKRKMTRTTTSQNPEEVLDLDELNIDHFLSQK, via the exons ATGACCGGAGTACCTTGTCAATTAGTGATTATTTCCGAGGATCCAGATAACTTACCAATAAAGGACGCCTTTGTTATTGTAAAGCAGTTATTTAT atatgGTGTAGAGGATGTGTCACTTAAGGGAGATAAAATATTTGTCAAACTATCGTACTCACCTAATAATAAGACATTAAAAAAGAAGTTTGGATACCTTCCAATAAGGTATATGAGAATTAAAATAGACAACGAGGAGGAGTTCCATGTACTGGAAGATATCTGCAAAAGATACCGCTTCAACCTTCTGGACGATGAGGTGGAGGAATTTGAAAGGTACCAAGAAAAAAAACAGCTGGTGGGTATAAAGCGACCATTTCTTTCTCCTCCTCCTCCTCGTCCTCCTTCTCATTTTGGTCACTCTTCTCTTCTACCAATGACTTCATCTTCTACACCAACGAATTCAACTGCTCCACCAACGAATTGGGCAACAACATCAGCAGAATCaccagcaaaaaaacaaaaacgaaaaatgacgaggACGACGACATCACAAAACCCAGAGGAGGTACTAGATCTTGACGAACTTAATATAGATCATTTCCTGAGTCAGAAATAG